One Phormidium ambiguum IAM M-71 DNA window includes the following coding sequences:
- a CDS encoding DUF928 domain-containing protein, translated as MSKTFNRLLSICILTLFVSIASAAFAGYNPSSDQRQPRDNTASTGGRGGCSGRSKETLIALAPQQYIGQTVSLRPTFTWFVPDSQSYKMEFALYEYTSGNNKKLLKKIELNSSPGIMKLSLPESIPDLMVGKTYFWQVAVLCNEGYPSSDLITRAELEVVPLPTNVKTSLDTVKDPLQRSDIYANSGFWYDALSEALTADNTPQSRATISTLLEELANFESAEVSRELVKVANIKRQNIMNSENPESANI; from the coding sequence ATGTCTAAAACCTTTAACCGACTTTTAAGCATTTGCATTCTGACTTTATTTGTATCAATAGCCAGTGCAGCTTTCGCTGGCTATAACCCATCTTCCGATCAACGTCAACCAAGGGATAATACAGCCAGCACAGGCGGAAGAGGAGGATGTTCGGGACGTTCTAAAGAAACTCTAATAGCCCTTGCTCCTCAACAATACATTGGACAAACAGTTTCTTTGCGACCTACTTTCACATGGTTTGTACCAGATTCTCAATCATATAAAATGGAATTTGCACTATATGAGTATACTTCTGGTAATAACAAAAAATTGCTCAAAAAAATTGAATTAAATAGTTCACCAGGAATCATGAAACTTTCTTTACCAGAAAGTATTCCCGACTTAATGGTAGGAAAAACTTATTTTTGGCAAGTAGCAGTATTATGTAATGAAGGTTATCCATCAAGTGACTTAATTACTAGAGCCGAACTTGAAGTTGTTCCGTTACCCACGAATGTAAAAACGTCGCTAGATACAGTCAAAGACCCATTGCAAAGATCGGATATTTATGCTAATTCTGGTTTCTGGTATGACGCATTAAGTGAAGCATTAACAGCTGATAATACACCTCAATCAAGAGCAACAATTTCCACGTTATTAGAAGAACTTGCCAATTTTGAATCCGCAGAAGTCAGTAGGGAATTAGTGAAAGTTGCCAATATCAAAAGGCAAAATATAATGAACAGTGAAAATCCTGAATCTGCAAATATCTAA
- a CDS encoding CHAT domain-containing protein has protein sequence MGNQVKYSFGFPISIIAIITKFKYHRLTWFVIKTIMENRSPSFKKILLLFLSSLILSLSLGNFPLISKQLKWEKPVVAQSIDANQLVQRGVELYQKGEIADAIAQWETALKIHQKSNNRPEQAIILENLARAYQQIGKIDESINFWEQVIVIYRQLENYQQIGRSLTELAQSYSSLGQSQRAIAILCGEYKSDTCKNNSALEIVRSVKDTLGEAAVLGSLGNAYRKLGDYERAIANLEASLKIAETINNPFFVASLLNNLGNTYVNLAQSNYNRANLAEVRGDRITVNRFQETAKNYDNQALKYFQDSLKISESNSDRQGQLQTIINSIPVYDRTQSTTSAETARQKAIGLLESLPDSQNKVYAAIELVKTLQTANLFDVDSPSIKCLTSEQQSTAKKLLEQAVLTAQRLKTYRAESFALGELGHIYECRQEYQTALELTQKAQLAADQGLNAKDSLFLWEWQAGRILQAQDRQKEAIEAYQRAVNTLEEIRSDIITSNRDLQFDFRDRINPIYRELAKLRLNQANSQLIEPNTRTKQLNFALQTIDSLKLAELQNYFGNDCVIAPANQDITTINLSSETAIFNSIIFPEGTAIIVSFPNGEKKFTWVNIDRKTFRQTINEFRRGLERFRDLVYDPKPAQNLYDLIIRPFAADLEKAQIKTLVFVQDGILRSIPMAALHDGQKFLVENYAIATTPTLSLTNPKITKPENLRALAVGLTQEARIDGRLFPALTNVSTEINQIQNQLTESKLLLDDSFTYQNLQQELNATVFPIIHIATHGEFGSVPEDTFLVTGNNQKLTITQLETAIRNMEITDNEAIELLALTACQTAVGDDRAALGLAGVAVQAGVRSALASLWFINDASTVKFVDEFYQNWHKKGLSKAAALQAAQKTLISQEGQYAHPAYWAPFILIGNWL, from the coding sequence GTGGGAAACCAGGTAAAATACTCTTTTGGTTTCCCCATTTCTATTATTGCCATCATTACCAAATTTAAATATCATAGATTAACTTGGTTTGTAATAAAGACAATTATGGAAAATCGATCGCCTTCTTTTAAAAAAATCTTACTTCTTTTTCTCAGTAGCCTAATCTTAAGTTTATCCCTTGGTAATTTTCCTTTGATTTCCAAGCAATTAAAATGGGAAAAACCAGTAGTTGCTCAGTCTATTGATGCTAATCAATTGGTACAGCGAGGTGTGGAATTATACCAAAAGGGAGAAATAGCAGATGCGATCGCGCAATGGGAAACGGCGTTAAAAATACACCAAAAAAGCAATAATAGACCAGAACAAGCTATTATTTTGGAAAATTTAGCTAGAGCTTATCAACAAATTGGCAAGATTGATGAATCGATAAACTTTTGGGAACAAGTGATTGTCATCTATCGCCAGTTAGAAAACTATCAACAAATCGGACGATCGCTAACCGAATTAGCGCAATCTTACAGCAGTTTGGGGCAATCTCAAAGAGCGATCGCCATTTTATGTGGTGAATACAAAAGTGATACTTGTAAAAATAATAGCGCCTTAGAAATTGTGCGGAGTGTCAAGGATACATTAGGAGAAGCAGCAGTTTTGGGGAGTTTAGGTAATGCTTATCGTAAACTAGGAGACTATGAAAGAGCGATCGCCAATTTAGAAGCTAGCTTAAAAATTGCCGAAACAATTAATAATCCTTTCTTTGTTGCTTCCCTATTGAACAACTTAGGAAATACTTATGTTAATCTGGCACAATCAAATTATAATCGAGCTAACTTAGCCGAAGTTAGAGGCGATCGAATTACTGTTAATCGATTTCAAGAAACAGCTAAAAATTATGATAACCAAGCTCTCAAATATTTTCAAGATAGCTTAAAAATTTCCGAATCGAACAGCGATCGTCAAGGACAATTACAAACTATAATTAACTCAATTCCCGTGTACGATCGCACTCAATCAACAACGTCGGCGGAAACAGCAAGACAAAAAGCGATCGGATTATTAGAGAGTTTACCAGACTCCCAAAATAAAGTTTATGCAGCCATTGAATTAGTGAAAACCCTTCAAACTGCTAACTTATTTGATGTAGATTCTCCAAGTATAAAATGCCTAACTTCTGAGCAACAATCAACAGCTAAAAAATTGCTAGAACAAGCAGTTTTAACTGCTCAACGTTTAAAAACTTATCGTGCTGAATCTTTTGCTTTAGGAGAATTAGGGCATATTTATGAATGTCGCCAAGAATATCAAACAGCCTTAGAATTAACCCAAAAAGCACAATTAGCTGCCGATCAAGGCTTGAATGCTAAAGACAGTCTTTTCTTGTGGGAATGGCAAGCGGGACGAATTTTGCAAGCACAAGATCGGCAAAAAGAAGCGATCGAAGCTTATCAAAGAGCAGTAAATACATTAGAAGAAATCCGCAGTGATATTATTACAAGTAATCGAGACTTGCAGTTTGATTTCCGCGATCGAATTAACCCCATTTACCGAGAATTAGCAAAACTCAGATTAAACCAAGCCAACTCCCAACTTATAGAACCTAACACGAGGACAAAACAACTAAATTTTGCCTTACAAACCATTGACTCATTGAAATTAGCCGAACTACAAAATTACTTTGGTAACGACTGTGTAATTGCCCCAGCAAACCAAGATATAACTACAATCAATCTTAGCAGTGAAACAGCTATTTTCAACTCAATTATTTTCCCAGAAGGCACAGCTATTATCGTCAGTTTTCCCAATGGAGAAAAGAAATTTACTTGGGTAAACATAGATAGGAAAACCTTCCGCCAAACTATCAACGAATTTCGCCGAGGATTAGAAAGATTCCGCGATTTAGTTTACGATCCAAAACCCGCACAAAACCTATATGATTTAATCATTCGTCCTTTCGCCGCCGACTTGGAAAAAGCCCAAATCAAAACCTTAGTTTTTGTCCAAGATGGCATATTACGCAGCATACCAATGGCAGCACTTCATGATGGACAGAAATTTTTAGTCGAAAATTATGCCATTGCAACTACACCCACATTAAGCCTAACAAATCCCAAAATAACCAAACCAGAAAACCTGCGAGCATTAGCAGTAGGATTAACTCAAGAAGCTAGAATTGATGGGCGATTATTTCCTGCTTTAACTAATGTCAGCACAGAAATCAATCAAATTCAAAATCAGCTTACCGAAAGTAAATTGCTATTGGATGACAGTTTCACTTATCAGAATTTACAGCAAGAACTAAACGCTACAGTTTTCCCGATAATTCACATCGCAACTCATGGCGAATTTGGCAGCGTTCCCGAAGACACTTTTTTGGTCACAGGAAATAACCAAAAACTCACCATTACCCAATTAGAAACTGCGATTCGTAACATGGAAATTACCGATAACGAAGCAATAGAATTACTCGCACTTACAGCTTGTCAAACCGCAGTAGGAGATGATAGAGCCGCACTTGGTTTAGCTGGCGTTGCCGTACAAGCAGGAGTTCGCAGCGCCCTAGCATCTTTGTGGTTTATTAATGATGCCTCAACCGTTAAATTTGTCGATGAATTTTACCAAAATTGGCACAAAAAAGGATTAAGTAAAGCCGCAGCTTTGCAAGCAGCCCAAAAAACCTTAATTTCCCAAGAAGGACAATATGCACATCCCGCATATTGGGCACCTTTCATCCTAATTGGAAATTGGTTATAA
- the mfd gene encoding transcription-repair coupling factor has protein sequence MTFSSIIRALGRSPLTNEILTKLNRQQHLRLSGVPRLPKGLVASAIAQTAQNNLFVVTATLEEAGRWTAQLEAMGWQTVHFYPTSEASPYEPYAPESEMTWGQMQVLSDLISQASLVAEEQGGKMAIVATERSLQPHLPPPSIFKDYCLTLKLGESADLDEFSRKLALLGYERVSLVETEGQWSRRGDIIDVFPVSAELPVRLEWFGDDLEKIREFDPSTQRSLDKIERLLLTPTDFTAIYRGVVGDLNRRDAEDAEEEEEKREEVWRLLGSAFAEPACLLDYLPDCTLVAVDEPEQCEAHNTVWFNMAEEQWKSGTGEENQSVAKKLHCSFENCLGNGSRFHRVDLSEIAEDSSLNLASRPVPATPHQFAKLAETLRQERERKFGIWIVSAQPSRSVALLQEHDCPAQFVPNPRDFQAIDKLQIQHTPVAVKYSGLAELEGFVLPTFRLVVVTDREFYGQHSLATPSYIRKRRRAASKQVDPNKLQAGDYVVNKSHGIGKFLRLEKLTINNETREYLVVQYADGLLRVPADQLSGLSRFRSTTDKPPELNKMTGKAWENTKSKVRKAIKKLAVDLLKLYAQRAQQQGFSYPIDSPWQEEMEDSFPYQPTPDQLKATQDVKRDMESPRPMDRLVCGDVGFGKTEVAIRAIFKAVTAGKQVAVLAPTTVLTQQHYHTLKERFSPYPINVGLLNRFRSEEEKRDIIRRLSTGELDIVVGTQQLLSKTVNYRDLGLLVVDEEQRFGVNQKEKIKSLKTQVDVLTLTATPIPRTLYMSLSGIREMSLITTPPPSRRPIKTHLAPYDPEAVRTAIRQELDRGGQVFYVVPRVEGIEETATKLREMVPGARIAIAHGQLDEAELESTMLTFSNNEADILVCTTIIESGLDIPRVNTILIEDAQKFGLAQLYQLRGRVGRAGIQAHAWLFYPKKSQLTDAARQRLRAIQEFTQLGSGYQLAMRDMEIRGVGNLLGAEQSGQMNAIGFDLYTEMLQESIQEIRGQEIPQVDDTQIDLSLTAFIPSDYITDLDQKMSAYRSVAAAKSKEELDQIIAEWSDRYGAVPPAARQLLRVMELKQVARKLGFSRIKPDGKQHVILETKMEEPAWNILAGNLPENLRSRFVFTPGKITIRGLGVVSADKQLQNLIDWLSKMQGALLEPELAVN, from the coding sequence ATGACCTTTTCTTCGATTATCCGTGCTTTAGGCCGATCGCCACTGACAAATGAAATCTTAACCAAACTCAACCGACAACAGCATCTCCGGTTGAGTGGTGTTCCGCGTCTCCCCAAGGGTTTAGTTGCTTCTGCGATCGCACAAACTGCTCAAAATAACTTGTTCGTCGTCACCGCTACCTTGGAAGAAGCAGGACGTTGGACGGCGCAGTTAGAAGCAATGGGTTGGCAAACGGTGCATTTTTACCCGACTTCGGAAGCGTCACCCTACGAACCTTACGCGCCAGAGTCGGAGATGACTTGGGGACAAATGCAGGTTTTGTCGGATTTGATTAGTCAAGCGTCATTGGTGGCTGAGGAACAAGGGGGTAAAATGGCGATCGTGGCGACTGAGCGATCGCTACAACCCCATTTACCACCACCCAGCATATTTAAAGATTATTGTTTGACTTTGAAGTTGGGAGAATCGGCGGATTTAGATGAATTTTCCCGAAAGTTGGCGCTTTTGGGTTACGAACGAGTTTCTTTGGTGGAAACTGAAGGTCAATGGAGTCGGCGCGGCGATATTATCGATGTTTTCCCGGTTTCGGCTGAGTTACCCGTGCGTTTGGAGTGGTTTGGCGATGATTTGGAGAAAATCCGGGAGTTTGACCCTTCGACGCAGCGATCTTTGGATAAAATTGAGCGTTTGTTGTTGACTCCGACGGATTTTACGGCGATTTACCGAGGGGTTGTGGGGGATTTGAACCGCAGAGACGCAGAGGACGCAGAGGAAGAGGAAGAGAAGAGGGAGGAGGTTTGGCGGTTGTTGGGTTCGGCTTTTGCGGAACCTGCTTGTTTGTTGGATTATTTGCCGGATTGCACTTTGGTTGCTGTTGATGAACCGGAACAGTGTGAGGCGCACAATACTGTTTGGTTTAATATGGCTGAGGAACAGTGGAAGTCGGGGACTGGTGAGGAGAATCAGTCAGTTGCTAAGAAGTTGCATTGTTCTTTTGAGAATTGTTTGGGGAATGGTTCGCGGTTTCATCGGGTAGATTTGTCGGAAATTGCGGAAGATTCTTCTTTGAATTTGGCTAGTCGTCCGGTTCCGGCGACTCCCCATCAGTTTGCTAAGTTGGCGGAAACTTTACGGCAAGAAAGAGAAAGAAAGTTTGGGATTTGGATTGTTTCGGCGCAACCTTCTCGATCGGTTGCTTTACTGCAAGAACATGATTGTCCGGCACAATTTGTACCCAACCCCCGTGATTTTCAAGCAATTGACAAATTACAAATTCAGCATACGCCTGTAGCGGTGAAATATTCCGGTTTAGCGGAGTTGGAAGGGTTTGTTTTGCCGACTTTCCGCTTGGTTGTTGTGACCGATCGGGAATTTTACGGACAGCATTCTTTAGCTACACCAAGTTATATTCGCAAACGGCGACGCGCCGCTTCTAAACAAGTTGACCCGAATAAGTTACAAGCGGGTGATTATGTAGTTAATAAAAGTCACGGAATTGGCAAGTTTCTCCGCTTGGAAAAGCTGACTATTAATAACGAAACTCGTGAATATTTAGTAGTGCAATATGCCGACGGATTGCTCAGAGTTCCGGCAGATCAATTAAGCGGTTTGTCCAGGTTTCGCAGTACCACAGACAAGCCGCCAGAATTAAATAAAATGACCGGGAAAGCTTGGGAAAATACCAAGTCAAAAGTTCGCAAAGCAATTAAGAAACTGGCGGTTGATTTACTCAAATTATATGCCCAACGCGCTCAACAGCAAGGGTTTTCTTATCCGATCGATAGTCCCTGGCAAGAAGAAATGGAAGATTCTTTCCCTTACCAACCAACGCCGGATCAATTAAAAGCAACTCAAGATGTTAAACGGGATATGGAATCTCCCCGACCAATGGATCGTTTGGTTTGTGGAGATGTGGGTTTTGGCAAAACAGAAGTCGCAATTCGGGCAATTTTTAAAGCGGTAACTGCGGGTAAACAAGTTGCAGTTTTAGCACCGACAACAGTTTTAACTCAACAACATTATCACACTTTAAAAGAGCGTTTTTCTCCTTATCCAATTAATGTCGGTTTGTTGAATAGATTCCGCAGTGAAGAAGAAAAACGCGATATTATTCGCCGTCTTTCTACAGGAGAATTAGATATAGTTGTGGGAACTCAACAACTGTTAAGTAAAACCGTTAACTACCGAGATTTGGGTTTATTAGTGGTGGACGAAGAACAACGATTTGGCGTTAACCAAAAGGAAAAAATTAAGAGTTTAAAAACTCAAGTTGATGTGTTAACTTTGACCGCAACTCCAATTCCGAGAACTTTATATATGTCGCTTTCGGGAATTAGGGAAATGAGTTTAATTACAACTCCGCCTCCTTCCCGTCGTCCAATTAAAACACATCTCGCACCTTACGATCCTGAAGCGGTAAGAACTGCAATTCGTCAAGAACTCGATCGCGGCGGACAAGTATTTTATGTTGTTCCTAGAGTCGAAGGAATTGAAGAAACGGCGACAAAATTGCGCGAAATGGTTCCCGGTGCGAGAATTGCGATCGCACATGGTCAACTCGATGAAGCTGAGTTAGAATCCACAATGCTAACCTTCAGCAATAACGAAGCGGATATCTTAGTTTGCACCACAATTATTGAATCTGGTTTGGATATTCCTCGCGTTAATACTATCTTGATTGAAGATGCCCAAAAATTCGGTTTAGCTCAACTTTATCAATTGCGGGGAAGAGTTGGTCGTGCCGGAATTCAAGCACACGCTTGGTTATTTTACCCGAAAAAAAGTCAACTTACTGATGCAGCACGGCAACGTTTAAGAGCTATTCAAGAGTTTACTCAATTAGGCTCCGGTTATCAATTAGCAATGCGCGATATGGAAATTCGTGGCGTTGGTAATTTGTTGGGTGCAGAACAGTCGGGACAAATGAATGCGATCGGTTTTGACCTTTATACAGAAATGTTACAAGAGTCAATTCAAGAAATTCGCGGTCAAGAAATTCCCCAAGTTGATGATACGCAAATCGATTTGTCGCTAACGGCATTTATTCCTTCTGATTACATCACAGATTTGGATCAAAAGATGAGTGCTTATCGATCGGTCGCTGCTGCTAAATCGAAAGAAGAATTGGATCAAATTATAGCAGAATGGAGCGATCGCTACGGCGCTGTTCCCCCAGCTGCTAGACAATTGTTAAGAGTAATGGAACTCAAACAAGTAGCGCGGAAGTTAGGTTTCTCGCGCATTAAACCTGATGGCAAACAGCACGTCATTTTAGAAACTAAAATGGAAGAACCAGCATGGAATATTTTGGCAGGGAATTTGCCGGAAAATTTGCGATCGCGTTTTGTCTTTACTCCGGGTAAAATAACTATTCGAGGCTTAGGTGTGGTCAGTGCTGATAAACAATTACAAAACTTAATCGATTGGTTAAGCAAAATGCAAGGCGCTTTACTAGAACCTGAACTCGCTGTTAATTAG
- a CDS encoding filamentous hemagglutinin N-terminal domain-containing protein has product MKPSPSLLHIAQSSALLILLISYPTTAQIIPDNTVNTTVTPNGNINVIEGGTRAGNNLFHSFQEFSIPTGSEAFFNNAFDIRNIFSRVTGRSISNIDGLIRANGIANLFLLNPNGIIFGQNARLNIGGSFLATTANSFKFADGIEFSATNPQTAPLLSVNVPIGLQYGKNAAEIRVQGKGQDLGFATESFDSSLNPLEVLPGKTLTFVGGNVVVDGGILQAPGGRVEIGGITGEGTVGLNADGSLSFPEGVVLSDISITNKAGINVIASGGGSITITGRNLDISGESLLTAGIAAGKGSVDAVAGDISLNASEVINISSSRIENNVNPVDSKGIPSIGNSGDIIIQTGSLYLIDGVLLDSSTFGQGNAGNVKITATDTVSFDGGSRALSAVRKEAIGSAGGIEIITKSLFVTGDSLLATSTLGKGNAGNVKITATDTVSFDGGSRALSSVAEGAIGNGGSIEIITKSLTFTSNAQLVADTDGQGNAGSVKITATDTVSFDVRGAFSTVSEKAIGNGGSIEITAKSLSVTNGALLSSSTLGKGNAGSVKITASDSVSFDGVDSNGYYSGAFSTVETEAIGNGGDIDITTRSLSLTNGAELSATSEGNGAAGNINLKANSIRLSDEAYIIADTVKGQGNITMESQSLIMRRGSNITTNATGKATGGNITINTDVLAALENSDISANAEDSFGGRVIINAQGIFGTKFRPDTTPESDITATSKLGPQFSGTVQINTPEVDPNSGLVNLPENAVDVSRLVPKGCVARRKETGAFYITGNGGFQYRPGDGFVSPLPTGEVRSIPEGNTSNNSQLNERLIEAQGVYQLENGEMVLGWECPK; this is encoded by the coding sequence ATGAAACCCTCGCCTTCTCTACTCCACATTGCCCAAAGCAGCGCCCTATTAATTTTATTAATTTCCTACCCAACCACAGCCCAAATCATTCCCGATAACACAGTCAACACCACAGTTACACCAAACGGTAACATTAACGTAATTGAAGGCGGAACCAGAGCCGGAAATAATTTATTTCACAGCTTTCAAGAATTTTCTATTCCCACAGGTAGCGAAGCATTTTTCAACAACGCTTTTGATATCCGAAATATATTTAGTCGCGTCACAGGCAGATCAATTTCTAACATTGACGGATTAATTCGTGCTAATGGAATTGCCAACTTATTTTTACTCAATCCCAATGGAATTATCTTTGGGCAAAATGCCAGATTAAATATTGGTGGTTCATTTTTAGCCACAACTGCTAATAGTTTTAAATTTGCCGATGGGATTGAATTTAGTGCCACAAATCCCCAAACTGCACCTTTGTTAAGTGTTAACGTACCCATTGGTTTGCAATATGGAAAGAATGCCGCAGAAATTCGCGTGCAGGGTAAAGGTCAAGATTTAGGTTTTGCTACAGAAAGTTTTGACAGTTCGTTAAATCCTTTGGAAGTTCTGCCTGGAAAAACTTTGACATTTGTTGGGGGCAATGTTGTAGTTGATGGCGGTATTTTACAAGCACCAGGGGGTAGAGTTGAGATAGGGGGAATAACAGGAGAGGGAACGGTAGGACTCAATGCTGATGGTAGTTTGAGTTTCCCGGAAGGAGTAGTACTTTCAGATATATCAATTACTAACAAAGCCGGGATTAATGTAATTGCCTCTGGTGGGGGTAGTATTACCATCACTGGCAGGAATTTAGATATTTCGGGAGAAAGTTTACTTACTGCTGGGATAGCCGCAGGAAAAGGGTCAGTTGATGCAGTGGCTGGGGATATTTCCCTGAATGCTAGCGAGGTGATAAACATTTCTTCTAGTCGGATTGAGAATAACGTCAATCCGGTGGATAGCAAAGGTATTCCTAGCATTGGAAATAGTGGTGACATTATTATTCAAACGGGTTCACTCTACTTAATAGATGGTGTTTTACTCGATAGCAGTACTTTTGGACAGGGAAATGCTGGAAATGTGAAGATTACAGCTACCGATACTGTCTCGTTTGATGGTGGTAGTAGAGCATTAAGCGCTGTACGAAAGGAAGCTATTGGTAGTGCAGGTGGGATTGAAATTATTACCAAATCGCTGTTTGTGACTGGTGATTCACTACTGGCTACCAGTACTCTAGGAAAGGGAAATGCTGGAAATGTGAAGATTACAGCTACCGATACTGTTTCATTTGATGGTGGCAGTAGAGCATTAAGTTCGGTAGCAGAAGGAGCGATTGGTAACGGAGGCAGCATTGAAATAATTACCAAATCACTCACTTTTACTAGTAATGCTCAACTGGTTGCTGATACCGATGGACAAGGAAATGCGGGAAGTGTGAAGATTACCGCTACTGATACAGTCTCGTTTGATGTTAGGGGAGCGTTCAGCACTGTATCAGAGAAAGCGATCGGTAATGGAGGCAGCATTGAAATCACTGCAAAATCGCTGTCTGTGACTAATGGTGCGTTACTCAGTAGCAGCACTCTAGGAAAAGGAAATGCCGGAAGCGTAAAAATTACTGCCAGTGATTCTGTCTCATTTGATGGTGTGGATAGTAATGGATACTACAGTGGAGCATTCAGTACGGTGGAAACGGAAGCAATAGGTAATGGAGGTGACATTGACATAACTACTAGGTCGCTTTCTCTTACAAATGGTGCTGAACTGAGTGCCACCAGTGAAGGTAATGGCGCAGCAGGTAACATCAACCTGAAAGCTAACTCCATCCGTCTTTCTGATGAAGCATACATCATTGCTGACACCGTAAAAGGTCAAGGTAACATCACAATGGAATCCCAATCCTTAATCATGCGTCGTGGCAGCAACATCACGACCAACGCTACAGGCAAAGCCACAGGCGGGAATATCACCATCAATACTGATGTTTTAGCTGCTTTAGAAAACAGTGATATTAGCGCCAATGCTGAAGATAGTTTTGGTGGTCGAGTTATTATCAATGCTCAAGGGATTTTTGGCACTAAGTTTCGCCCTGATACTACTCCTGAAAGTGATATTACTGCTACTTCTAAACTCGGCCCACAATTTAGCGGGACGGTGCAAATTAATACTCCTGAAGTTGACCCTAATTCGGGGTTGGTGAATTTACCAGAAAATGCGGTTGATGTTTCGAGATTAGTTCCTAAAGGTTGTGTTGCTAGGAGAAAGGAAACCGGGGCATTTTATATTACTGGGAATGGTGGGTTTCAATATCGTCCGGGGGATGGTTTTGTGTCTCCTTTGCCTACGGGGGAAGTGCGTTCTATCCCGGAAGGTAATACTTCTAATAACTCACAACTTAATGAGCGACTTATTGAGGCGCAAGGGGTTTATCAGTTGGAAAATGGTGAAATGGTTTTAGGTTGGGAATGTCCTAAATAA
- a CDS encoding hemolysin family protein has translation MSLSTEILIILLLIVSNGFLVMSEMAIVSSRKVRLQQMATRDHKAQLALSLANAPNQFLPTVQIGITLLGIVSGAFGESTISRTLRPILASIPVVRPFADMISSVVAVLIITYLTLIIGELVPKRIALNSPEPIAATVSMPMRLLSMITAPFVAFLGASTQLVVRILGIRPSTEPEVTEEEIKVLIEQGTEAGTFEEAEQDMVQRVFRLGDRPVGALMTPRPEIVWLNIEDSVEVNRQKIIHSQHSRFPVCQKELDNVLGILPVNDILSRCLNSQALDLSASLRRPLFVPESTRGLKVLEMFKQSGTHIVFVVDEYGVIQGLVTLNDVLVEIVGDIPSASHTDEPVAIQRDDGSWLIDGMLSVDEFLEMFEIEELSPEERGSYNTMGGLVMANLGRIPTATDKFEWQGFSFEVVDMDGNRVDKILVMPIEKSNNELAE, from the coding sequence ATGTCTCTATCTACTGAAATTCTGATTATCTTACTGCTGATTGTCTCGAACGGCTTTCTGGTGATGTCGGAGATGGCGATCGTCTCCTCGCGCAAGGTACGCTTGCAACAGATGGCTACCCGCGATCATAAGGCGCAACTGGCTTTATCTTTGGCAAATGCGCCGAATCAGTTTCTGCCAACGGTGCAAATCGGTATTACTCTGTTAGGCATTGTCTCTGGTGCATTTGGTGAATCAACGATCTCTAGGACTTTAAGGCCGATTTTAGCAAGTATCCCGGTAGTCAGACCTTTCGCGGATATGATTTCTTCCGTAGTTGCCGTTTTAATTATTACTTATTTAACTTTAATCATTGGCGAATTAGTGCCTAAACGGATTGCGTTAAATAGTCCCGAACCGATTGCGGCAACTGTTTCCATGCCAATGCGATTATTGTCAATGATTACTGCTCCTTTTGTGGCTTTTTTGGGTGCTTCTACTCAGTTAGTCGTGAGGATTTTGGGAATTAGACCTTCTACAGAACCAGAAGTAACTGAAGAAGAAATTAAAGTTTTAATTGAACAAGGTACAGAGGCGGGAACTTTTGAAGAAGCAGAACAAGATATGGTGCAAAGGGTGTTTCGTTTAGGCGATCGACCAGTCGGTGCTTTAATGACACCCAGACCGGAAATTGTGTGGTTAAATATTGAAGATTCCGTCGAAGTGAATCGACAAAAAATTATTCATAGCCAACATTCTCGCTTTCCTGTTTGTCAAAAAGAATTAGATAATGTCCTTGGTATTCTCCCTGTCAATGACATTCTTTCTCGCTGTTTAAATTCACAAGCTTTAGATTTATCTGCATCTTTACGCCGACCTTTGTTTGTTCCTGAAAGTACCAGAGGCTTAAAAGTCTTGGAAATGTTTAAACAATCGGGAACTCACATTGTATTTGTGGTTGATGAATATGGCGTAATCCAAGGTTTAGTTACGCTCAATGATGTTTTGGTAGAAATTGTTGGTGATATTCCTTCAGCTTCTCATACTGATGAACCAGTAGCCATACAACGCGATGATGGTTCTTGGTTAATTGACGGGATGTTGTCTGTAGACGAGTTTTTAGAAATGTTTGAAATTGAAGAATTATCGCCAGAAGAACGTGGCAGTTACAACACAATGGGTGGCTTAGTTATGGCAAACTTAGGCAGAATTCCCACTGCTACTGACAAATTTGAATGGCAAGGTTTTAGTTTTGAAGTGGTAGATATGGATGGCAACCGAGTTGATAAAATTTTGGTCATGCCGATCGAGAAATCTAATAATGAATTAGCAGAATAA